A region of Allocoleopsis franciscana PCC 7113 DNA encodes the following proteins:
- the murJ gene encoding murein biosynthesis integral membrane protein MurJ, with protein sequence MVKVAYVLQELVVAWKFGTGDDPDAFLVAFMLPTFLVYVVAESFHLALVPTYIKLREQEGLKAAQRLVSSTMIWSLGILGFTALFMVITVPLYLPVIARGFSPAKLALTEHLLYILTPIVILKGVAVIGRALLNADEQFVFAAFSPVITPVLAVVFLLLGDKAWGIFPLAAGLIVGTALEVLLVAAALKKRGIGLHLKWYGFDPHMRQVASQYLPMVVGAFLMGSTTLVDQSMAAMLSPGSVAALNYGSKVVAFPLYLGATALGIAVVPYFSQMIAQADWVGVRHTLSRYLGLIFAITVPLTIILIIFSKPLVQVLFQRGLFTTQDTHSVAVIQGFYALQLPFYIAGILVVRLISSIQANQILMEAAFYNLLSNVILNYLFLHYIGVSGIALSTAIVYLLSFVYCWFRLKKQMPKLE encoded by the coding sequence ATGGTTAAAGTTGCCTATGTCCTACAAGAATTGGTAGTTGCCTGGAAATTTGGGACTGGGGATGATCCTGATGCATTTTTAGTAGCCTTTATGCTGCCTACGTTTCTCGTCTATGTAGTGGCAGAGTCGTTTCACTTGGCACTCGTTCCCACCTATATTAAACTGCGGGAACAGGAGGGGTTAAAAGCGGCGCAAAGACTTGTCTCCAGTACAATGATTTGGAGTCTGGGCATATTAGGATTTACCGCTTTATTCATGGTTATTACGGTACCGCTTTATCTGCCAGTCATTGCTAGAGGATTTAGTCCTGCGAAATTAGCATTGACTGAGCATCTCCTCTATATACTTACCCCTATTGTAATCTTAAAGGGAGTTGCAGTTATCGGGAGGGCACTTTTGAATGCCGATGAGCAGTTCGTTTTTGCCGCTTTTTCTCCAGTCATCACTCCCGTTCTTGCTGTAGTATTTCTTCTGTTGGGTGACAAGGCTTGGGGAATCTTCCCTTTAGCCGCGGGCCTAATCGTTGGGACAGCCTTGGAGGTTCTACTTGTAGCTGCTGCACTTAAGAAGCGAGGGATTGGACTGCACCTGAAATGGTATGGCTTCGATCCTCACATGCGTCAAGTAGCAAGTCAGTACCTACCAATGGTTGTAGGTGCATTTCTTATGGGTAGTACAACTCTCGTAGATCAGTCGATGGCTGCTATGTTGTCTCCGGGTAGTGTGGCTGCACTGAATTACGGCAGCAAGGTAGTTGCCTTTCCCCTATATCTAGGGGCGACAGCCCTGGGTATAGCGGTAGTTCCCTACTTTTCTCAGATGATTGCTCAAGCAGATTGGGTGGGTGTGCGGCATACGCTCAGCCGATACTTGGGGCTGATTTTTGCAATTACTGTACCTTTGACAATTATTTTGATAATCTTCTCTAAGCCTTTAGTGCAAGTGTTGTTTCAGCGAGGATTATTTACCACTCAAGACACTCATAGTGTTGCTGTTATACAGGGTTTTTATGCTTTGCAGCTTCCTTTTTATATTGCAGGCATATTAGTGGTTCGATTGATTTCGTCAATTCAGGCGAATCAGATTTTAATGGAGGCAGCTTTCTATAACCTACTTTCAAATGTTATTTTAAATTATTTATTTTTACACTATATTGGTGTTTCAGGCATAGCTTTATCAACAGCAATTGTATATTTATTATCTTTTGTTTATTGTTGGTTCAGGCTCAAAAAGCAGATGCCTAAACTGGAGTAA
- a CDS encoding ABC transporter permease, with translation MTLSLKTSLIRPEAQRYWELLQVLVARNLNARYRGSFLGVYWSLFNPLIMTGLYTAIFGMAFSSYYHNSLLNYVLSAFTGLVVINFFSASTAQALSSVVNNGGLLNKIRLPMSIFPVSMVMANVFQFAIGVLPLLAIVTLVTSRNLVNVLVLPLPLLALTLVCTGIGLLVSGLFVFFRDLPYFYELITFVIWVSSPVFYPAAIVPATVKPFLVLNPLWLVIESLRQISLSGTLPDLNLLGGALLSGVLFSMLGWVCFSKWRSQFMDLL, from the coding sequence ATGACCCTTTCCCTGAAAACCAGTTTGATCAGGCCAGAAGCGCAGCGCTATTGGGAATTGCTGCAAGTCTTAGTGGCGCGGAATCTCAACGCTCGTTACCGAGGTTCATTTTTGGGCGTATATTGGTCATTGTTCAATCCCTTAATTATGACGGGGCTTTATACCGCCATTTTTGGGATGGCATTTTCCTCTTACTATCATAACTCCCTACTTAACTATGTCTTGTCCGCATTCACAGGGCTGGTGGTGATCAACTTTTTCTCGGCCTCGACGGCTCAAGCCCTGTCAAGCGTGGTCAACAATGGCGGGTTATTAAACAAAATTCGCCTGCCCATGAGTATTTTTCCTGTATCTATGGTAATGGCGAATGTGTTTCAGTTTGCTATTGGGGTTTTGCCACTCCTAGCAATCGTAACGTTAGTGACTTCTAGAAACCTCGTGAATGTGCTAGTCCTACCGTTGCCGTTGTTGGCTTTAACATTAGTCTGTACAGGGATTGGCCTGTTAGTGAGTGGACTATTTGTCTTTTTTAGAGATCTACCTTATTTTTATGAGTTGATTACCTTTGTGATTTGGGTGAGTAGTCCGGTATTTTATCCAGCAGCCATCGTGCCAGCAACTGTAAAACCGTTTTTAGTTTTGAATCCACTGTGGCTGGTGATCGAAAGTCTGCGGCAAATTTCACTATCCGGGACGCTACCCGACCTTAACTTGTTGGGAGGCGCGTTGCTCAGTGGTGTCCTGTTTTCAATGCTGGGATGGGTATGTTTTAGTAAATGGCGATCGCAGTTTATGGATTTGCTCTAG
- a CDS encoding ABC transporter ATP-binding protein, with amino-acid sequence MELIRLDRVSLLRRTQEEYSYDLKKTILSFLEGKYRKPAKKVVLDRIDLVVEAGEKVGIIGANGSGKSTLLKVICGILQPTSGTVRVRGQIAPLIELGAGFDPEMSVMNNIIFYGVLLGFSKAEMLQRTPAILEFAELQDYALMPVKALSSGMVARLGFAIATEVHPDILILDEVLSVGDESFKNKCKRRIDKFWEANATVLVVSHDLGFIQQSCDRAIWLKKGEIQFSGSAEDAVKTYLSSLV; translated from the coding sequence ATGGAATTGATTCGGCTGGATCGGGTTTCGCTGTTGCGGCGAACCCAAGAGGAATACTCCTATGACCTAAAAAAGACGATCTTGTCGTTTTTGGAGGGAAAGTACCGCAAGCCAGCGAAAAAAGTGGTATTGGATCGGATCGACTTGGTGGTGGAAGCTGGGGAAAAGGTAGGGATTATTGGAGCAAATGGTTCAGGCAAATCGACGTTGCTGAAGGTAATTTGTGGAATTTTGCAGCCAACTAGTGGCACGGTACGGGTGCGAGGACAGATTGCACCGTTGATCGAACTCGGAGCGGGGTTCGATCCGGAAATGTCAGTGATGAATAATATTATCTTTTATGGGGTGTTACTAGGGTTTTCCAAAGCAGAAATGTTACAGAGAACACCAGCCATTTTGGAGTTCGCTGAGTTACAGGACTATGCTTTGATGCCAGTTAAGGCGTTGTCTTCAGGGATGGTAGCACGATTGGGATTTGCGATCGCGACAGAGGTACACCCCGATATTTTGATTCTCGATGAGGTGTTATCGGTAGGGGATGAGAGTTTTAAGAATAAGTGCAAACGGCGGATTGATAAATTCTGGGAGGCGAATGCCACGGTTTTGGTGGTTTCTCACGATTTGGGATTCATCCAGCAGTCTTGCGATCGAGCTATTTGGTTAAAGAAAGGTGAAATTCAATTTTCAGGTAGTGCTGAGGATGCTGTAAAGACTTATCTTAGTTCTCTCGTATAA
- a CDS encoding class I SAM-dependent methyltransferase — protein METINCNLCGSEEYRVVYSMPDRLYFNDEWFTVVECKSCGLGFVNPRPTYSEIFRYYPPSFYESFEKERVFHQRRYRNQAKFLTGIPMGKDKNILLDVGCANGDFPRYMQTIGWEVEGVEVSPNSKPISDFKIYNQEFTDIPIHEAYYDAITAWAVLEHVHNPMSYFRKAAEVLKPGGFFVFLVTNFESISSKNLFREDLPRHLYFFTEKTVKEYLEKSGLELLRSDYSDQIYSMRPVNWLRYYVYRYLKKHNLKWEDIPLTRIEYFNKNKLNKNLWSNLQYAVSQNPFTLVDIMLMPLFEKYQMLSKSYGIVTYIATKH, from the coding sequence ATGGAAACTATCAATTGTAATCTCTGTGGTTCAGAGGAGTATCGAGTTGTATATTCAATGCCAGATAGGCTCTACTTTAATGATGAGTGGTTTACTGTAGTTGAATGTAAAAGCTGTGGTCTAGGTTTTGTAAATCCGCGTCCAACTTATTCAGAGATATTTCGGTATTATCCTCCATCTTTTTATGAAAGTTTTGAAAAAGAACGAGTTTTTCATCAGCGTCGTTACAGGAATCAGGCAAAATTTTTGACAGGTATTCCAATGGGTAAGGATAAAAATATTTTATTGGATGTTGGATGTGCAAATGGTGATTTTCCGAGATATATGCAAACTATTGGATGGGAAGTTGAGGGGGTAGAAGTATCTCCTAATTCTAAACCTATTTCTGACTTCAAAATATACAATCAAGAATTTACGGATATACCCATACACGAAGCCTACTACGATGCAATAACAGCTTGGGCAGTTTTGGAACATGTTCACAACCCAATGTCTTACTTTAGAAAAGCCGCTGAAGTTTTAAAGCCGGGTGGCTTTTTTGTTTTTTTAGTAACTAACTTTGAAAGCATCTCCTCTAAAAACCTTTTTCGGGAAGATTTGCCAAGGCACTTATACTTTTTTACAGAAAAAACGGTTAAGGAATATTTAGAAAAGTCTGGACTTGAACTTCTTAGAAGCGACTACAGTGACCAAATATACTCAATGCGACCTGTCAACTGGTTACGTTATTATGTCTATCGTTACTTGAAAAAACATAACTTAAAATGGGAAGATATTCCCTTGACTAGAATAGAGTATTTCAATAAAAACAAACTCAATAAAAACTTATGGTCAAATCTTCAGTATGCTGTTTCCCAAAATCCATTTACTTTAGTAGATATAATGCTTATGCCTCTTTTTGAGAAATATCAGATGCTTTCAAAGAGCTATGGCATCGTTACTTATATTGCCACCAAACATTAA
- a CDS encoding class I SAM-dependent methyltransferase, whose product MEVLKTVDQAELEVKRGERFQFGKNWQRFLKILNDERIAEAEKSLQQMLEIEHLQGKRFLDIGSGSGLFSLAARRLGAKVHSFDYDPDSVACTQELKSQYFPNDSHWIIEQGSVLDTDYIKSLGEFDIVYSWGVLHHTGAMWQALENASLPVSRRGLLFVAIYNQQGWISNYWKKVKEFYNKNIGLQLITIFVHLPYLFLLRFLVRAITGRLKNERGMSIWFDMLDWLGGYPFEVAKPEEICIFYRRQGFHLLNLKTCAGKQGCNEFVFLKENAL is encoded by the coding sequence ATGGAAGTTTTGAAAACCGTCGATCAAGCTGAATTAGAAGTAAAACGCGGTGAGCGCTTCCAATTTGGAAAAAACTGGCAGCGCTTTTTAAAAATTCTCAACGATGAACGCATTGCAGAAGCAGAGAAATCACTTCAACAAATGCTAGAAATAGAGCATTTACAAGGCAAAAGATTCCTGGACATTGGTTCCGGCAGTGGTTTATTTTCTCTGGCTGCTCGTCGACTCGGGGCAAAAGTGCATTCTTTTGATTACGATCCTGATTCAGTCGCTTGCACTCAAGAATTAAAATCCCAATATTTTCCTAACGATTCTCATTGGATTATTGAACAAGGTTCGGTTTTAGATACTGATTATATAAAATCTCTAGGAGAGTTTGATATTGTTTACTCCTGGGGAGTTTTGCATCACACAGGTGCTATGTGGCAGGCTCTAGAGAATGCGAGTTTACCAGTTTCTCGTAGAGGATTGCTTTTTGTCGCAATTTACAATCAACAAGGATGGATCAGTAATTACTGGAAAAAAGTTAAAGAATTTTATAATAAAAATATAGGTTTGCAATTAATAACTATTTTTGTTCATTTGCCTTATCTATTCTTGCTTCGGTTTCTGGTCAGAGCGATTACAGGAAGGCTGAAAAATGAGCGAGGGATGTCTATTTGGTTCGACATGCTTGATTGGTTGGGTGGCTATCCATTTGAAGTAGCTAAACCGGAAGAAATTTGTATATTTTATCGTCGGCAAGGATTTCACTTATTGAATTTGAAGACTTGTGCAGGTAAGCAAGGCTGTAATGAATTTGTATTCCTTAAAGAAAACGCTCTATGA
- a CDS encoding class I SAM-dependent methyltransferase has product MEKVSKKYWDDSWATNKIPNFVVPYQPGLKNYPKRYWHQYFCDVFSGMETGKMKLLEIGCANSVWLPYFAKEFGFKIFGLDYSEIGCQQEKQILSEAGVEGEIICVDFFSPPEAILEEFDVVISFGVAEHFEDTTACVQAFSKFLKPNGIMITIIPNMVGLIGWIQKLINRPVFDIHVLLDSQDLAESHKLSSFQVRDCSYFMSTHFGVCNLNGIPTKSIEWFIKKVILLFLISFSVIIWYFEIKIGRLSPNKITSPYICCVALKLES; this is encoded by the coding sequence ATGGAGAAAGTAAGCAAAAAATACTGGGATGATTCTTGGGCAACCAACAAAATACCTAATTTTGTTGTCCCATACCAACCAGGATTAAAAAATTACCCTAAACGCTACTGGCATCAATATTTTTGTGATGTATTTTCTGGGATGGAAACTGGGAAGATGAAGCTACTAGAGATTGGCTGTGCCAACTCAGTGTGGCTTCCTTACTTTGCCAAAGAGTTCGGGTTCAAAATCTTTGGACTTGATTATTCAGAAATCGGTTGTCAGCAGGAAAAGCAAATATTATCAGAAGCCGGCGTTGAAGGTGAGATAATTTGTGTTGATTTTTTTTCACCTCCAGAAGCCATTTTAGAAGAATTTGATGTAGTCATATCTTTTGGAGTTGCAGAACACTTTGAGGATACAACAGCTTGCGTCCAAGCATTTTCAAAATTTCTCAAACCCAATGGAATAATGATTACTATTATTCCTAATATGGTTGGATTAATCGGTTGGATTCAGAAACTAATTAACCGACCTGTTTTTGATATACATGTCTTGTTAGATTCACAGGATTTGGCGGAATCTCACAAGCTTTCTAGCTTTCAAGTTAGGGATTGCAGCTATTTTATGAGTACTCATTTTGGTGTGTGTAACTTAAATGGAATTCCGACAAAATCAATAGAATGGTTTATCAAAAAAGTTATACTTTTGTTTTTAATTAGTTTTTCAGTCATTATTTGGTATTTTGAAATTAAAATAGGGAGGCTAAGCCCCAATAAGATAACCTCCCCGTATATATGTTGTGTAGCTTTAAAATTGGAATCTTAA
- a CDS encoding polysaccharide biosynthesis protein yields MPKRVFFPSIYRLGQIGLDSCIAWLACSLAFSLRFDGDIPASYQTLAWMLPLLAIPGRLLVQSAFGLYKQIWRLFGLKDAITLFQAITLYSLLLLVTNRLVIPRLQPVNGIPIGVAAIDWSFCLMGMIGLRYARRWSLSQQQLGRYSRHIRRQGLPPTERQRVLLVGAGRAGCQIVQEVQQNPQINLEIVGFVDDDPTKVGRKVEGVPVLGKTSQMSAIAQSLNADEVLISMPSANAAQIRKIVNQARGSSLKLKVLPGHGEIIRDRTLTPQARDIQIQDILGRPEIKLDFDAEFSSQFPSARSQIYQQTVLVTGAGGSIGSEICRQLARLEPKHLLLVGRGENSIFNIEQELRRNFPNLPLTALIADIRHQTRIEQIFKTWKPEIVFHAAAHKHVPLMQHNPTEALENNALASFHLAQLASTHNVNTFVLISTDKAVEPNNFMGLSKRLAELLVKACSGQGHTRFLVVRFGNVLGSRGSVVPIFQEQIARGGPVTVTHQAMTRYFMTTPEASQLVLQSLAVGQSGQTLILDMGQPVNIYNLAEQMIHLAGLSEELDIPIQITGLRPGEKLHESLVSSTESVVSTGHPKIMAVSSQPPSGEVLSDVLTTLSRSEISHLPVDALWDLAQHCRQALELSQFNGGVENVEPEKKSDRYFT; encoded by the coding sequence ATGCCCAAGCGAGTGTTTTTTCCCTCCATATACCGACTGGGACAGATCGGCCTAGATTCATGTATTGCTTGGTTGGCTTGCAGCCTTGCCTTTTCGCTACGTTTTGACGGAGATATTCCAGCTAGTTACCAAACCCTGGCATGGATGCTGCCTTTGCTAGCTATCCCCGGACGCCTGCTTGTGCAGAGTGCGTTTGGCCTTTATAAACAAATCTGGCGTTTGTTTGGTCTCAAGGATGCCATCACCCTGTTCCAAGCAATCACGCTCTATTCTTTACTGCTTCTAGTCACCAACCGCCTTGTTATTCCTCGCTTGCAGCCTGTGAACGGAATTCCCATAGGGGTTGCAGCCATTGACTGGAGTTTTTGTCTGATGGGAATGATTGGCCTGCGATATGCTCGTCGATGGTCGCTTTCTCAACAACAATTGGGTCGCTACTCCCGCCATATTCGTCGGCAAGGTCTTCCCCCAACAGAGCGACAACGGGTGCTGCTGGTAGGAGCAGGCAGAGCAGGCTGCCAGATTGTTCAAGAAGTTCAGCAAAATCCCCAAATTAATCTGGAAATTGTCGGATTTGTGGATGATGATCCAACCAAAGTGGGGCGGAAAGTAGAGGGAGTGCCAGTTCTCGGTAAGACCTCCCAAATGAGCGCGATCGCACAAAGCCTAAACGCTGACGAAGTGCTGATTTCCATGCCCTCAGCTAATGCTGCACAAATTCGCAAAATTGTCAATCAAGCGCGTGGCTCCTCACTCAAACTTAAAGTTCTACCCGGACATGGTGAGATTATACGCGATCGCACTCTTACTCCCCAAGCGAGAGACATCCAGATTCAAGACATCCTGGGACGCCCCGAAATTAAATTGGACTTCGACGCTGAATTTAGTTCGCAATTTCCAAGTGCGCGATCGCAAATCTACCAACAAACCGTCCTCGTCACAGGAGCCGGAGGTAGTATCGGTTCAGAAATCTGTCGTCAGCTAGCGCGTCTAGAACCCAAACACCTGCTGCTAGTAGGACGTGGCGAAAACAGCATCTTCAACATCGAGCAAGAATTAAGGCGAAATTTCCCCAATCTCCCCTTGACTGCCCTGATTGCGGATATCCGCCATCAAACCCGTATCGAGCAAATCTTCAAAACCTGGAAACCTGAAATCGTCTTTCACGCTGCGGCTCACAAACATGTACCGTTAATGCAGCATAACCCCACAGAAGCTCTAGAAAATAACGCCCTCGCATCGTTCCACTTAGCCCAGCTAGCTAGTACTCACAACGTCAATACCTTCGTCCTCATTTCCACGGACAAAGCTGTTGAGCCTAACAACTTCATGGGGCTGAGCAAGCGTTTGGCAGAACTTTTAGTGAAAGCCTGTTCAGGTCAAGGCCATACTCGCTTCCTTGTCGTGCGGTTCGGCAATGTCCTGGGCAGTCGCGGCAGCGTCGTCCCTATTTTTCAGGAGCAAATTGCCAGAGGCGGTCCTGTCACTGTCACACATCAAGCCATGACCCGCTATTTTATGACCACCCCGGAAGCCTCTCAGCTCGTGCTCCAAAGTCTGGCTGTAGGCCAATCGGGTCAGACGTTAATCTTGGATATGGGTCAGCCAGTGAACATCTATAACCTGGCGGAACAAATGATCCACCTCGCTGGTCTTAGTGAGGAACTCGATATTCCCATTCAAATTACAGGTCTTCGTCCTGGAGAGAAATTGCATGAGTCTCTGGTAAGCTCTACTGAAAGCGTTGTTTCCACAGGTCACCCCAAAATCATGGCAGTCTCCAGCCAACCTCCCTCAGGAGAGGTTTTATCAGACGTACTCACCACTCTCTCTCGCTCCGAAATCAGCCATTTACCCGTAGATGCTCTGTGGGACTTAGCTCAACATTGCAGGCAGGCTTTAGAATTGTCTCAATTTAATGGCGGCGTGGAAAATGTGGAGCCAGAAAAAAAGAGCGATCGCTACTTCACCTAA
- a CDS encoding glycosyltransferase family 4 protein: MKAVDKAPKRIAFIITGLNTGGAEMMLYKLLSRINREQFDSVVISLMDRGTVGDRIRSLGIPIHTIGMKSGKPTPASILQLISLVRKLQPDIIQGWMTHGNLASQLASTFIGKKVPVLWNVRHSTLSKIDERAGTLLIIKLLSYLSHLPIKIIYNSKTGAEEHKRIGYSSDKAYIIPNGFDTCLFAPSVEARSKIRLELGVAKDTFLIGLIGRFNPMKDHSSFLKAAKKIIQKEPYVNFVMAGKAVDKNNQILQNLILELNLSKQVHLLGERTDIPFLTAALDIATNSSFYGEGFPNVIGEAMSCEVPCVVTDVGDSAWIVGNTGQVVPPQNSEALCAGWLKFIDMGVEARRDLGVRARQRIEELFSLDQIVQNYEQLYQEVIYGEQY, from the coding sequence ATGAAAGCAGTTGATAAAGCCCCGAAGCGAATAGCGTTTATTATCACTGGACTAAATACAGGTGGAGCAGAAATGATGCTCTACAAGCTGCTGTCTCGTATCAACCGGGAGCAATTTGATTCTGTAGTGATTTCTCTGATGGATCGGGGGACAGTTGGCGATCGCATCAGAAGTCTAGGCATCCCTATCCACACTATTGGTATGAAATCGGGAAAGCCTACACCAGCATCCATTTTGCAGTTGATTAGCCTTGTTCGTAAACTCCAGCCCGATATAATTCAGGGTTGGATGACTCACGGTAATCTGGCTTCACAATTAGCTAGCACTTTTATAGGAAAAAAGGTACCTGTTCTCTGGAATGTTCGTCACTCTACTCTATCAAAAATTGATGAGAGAGCTGGAACTCTTTTGATTATTAAACTCCTTTCGTACTTATCCCACTTACCAATAAAAATTATTTATAACTCTAAAACAGGAGCAGAAGAACATAAAAGAATTGGTTATAGTTCAGACAAAGCTTACATTATTCCTAATGGATTTGATACATGCTTATTTGCTCCATCGGTAGAAGCCAGAAGCAAAATTAGACTAGAGTTAGGTGTTGCTAAAGATACATTTTTAATCGGTCTCATTGGACGTTTTAATCCAATGAAAGACCACTCTAGTTTTCTCAAGGCTGCAAAAAAAATAATACAAAAAGAACCTTACGTAAATTTTGTAATGGCTGGAAAAGCTGTTGATAAAAATAATCAAATTTTGCAGAACCTAATCTTGGAACTAAACCTTTCAAAGCAAGTTCACTTACTGGGGGAACGAACAGACATTCCCTTCCTAACTGCTGCTTTGGACATTGCTACTAATTCTTCTTTTTATGGCGAAGGCTTCCCCAATGTGATTGGAGAGGCGATGTCGTGTGAAGTACCATGTGTTGTTACAGATGTAGGAGATTCTGCTTGGATTGTAGGAAATACAGGACAAGTTGTACCGCCACAAAACTCAGAAGCTTTATGTGCTGGTTGGCTAAAATTCATTGATATGGGAGTTGAAGCGCGGCGCGATCTAGGTGTCAGAGCAAGGCAGCGAATTGAAGAGTTATTTTCATTAGACCAGATTGTTCAA